From the genome of Saccopteryx bilineata isolate mSacBil1 chromosome 6, mSacBil1_pri_phased_curated, whole genome shotgun sequence, one region includes:
- the ADAM33 gene encoding disintegrin and metalloproteinase domain-containing protein 33 isoform X4 encodes MDRGSQRVPGPLTSLLLTLLQLPWLVWGAEALRGDTPGEPVTPHWVLDGRPWRMVTLEEPVLKLDKGLVALEAEGQELLLELEKNHRLLAAGYTETHYSPAGQPVVLVPNNTDHCHYHGRVRGFPDSWVVLSTCSGMSPFCTLLHRRGLIALNNNASYYVHPWPSGDAKDGSTHRIFWTEQLLSWRGACGHRDRGDKGNMTSLSHATQIRDMRDAGRSQRYLELYIVADHTLFLTQGQDLNRTRQRLLEIANYVDQWRRGLWVRQPHDSTQLLTGRTFQGNTVGLAPIEGMCLAESSGGVSVDHSELPIGAAATMAHEIGHSFGLSHDPDGCCVEAAAEPGGCIMAAATGHPFPRVFSACSRRQLRAFFRKGGGKCLSNAPESGLLVPRAHCGNGFLEEGEECDCGAGQECPNPCCFAHNCSLHEGAQCSHGDCCASCLLKPAGAPCRRAAGDCDLPEFCTGASPYCPPDIFLLDGSPCASGRGYCWDGACPTLEQQCQQLWGPGSRPAPEACFLVVNSAGDAQGNCGQDEEGSYVPCTQSDAQCGKLQCQGGEQSPLTPHTLPVDSTIHLGSREVTCRGAFLLPGALLGPPQLGLVEPGTQCGPAMVCQDRRCQNTTFQAVERCLRACHGHGVCNSNHNCHCDPGWAPPSCDKPGLGGSVDSGPAQPENHHAFLLAVVSSFLLPLLPGAGLAWCCYRRGSPLQRCLCGSRRDSGPKDGPRRDHPLGSVHGLELGPLTTGEPQPLDTEISARAQQPP; translated from the exons GCGACACCCCTGGAGAGCCAGTCACCCCTCACTGGGTCCTGGATGGACGACCCTGGCGCATGGTCACCCTGGAGGAGCCG GTCTTGAAGCTAGACAAGGGGCTGGTAGCCTTGGAGGCTGAAGGCCAGGAGCTCCTGTTGGAGCTGGAGAAGAACCA CAGGCTGCTGGCTGCAGGATACACAGAAACCCACTACAGCCCAGCTGGGCAACCAGTGGTGCTCGTCCCCAACAACACG GATCACTGTCACTACCATGGGCGTGTGAGGGGCTTCCCAGACTCCTGGGTAGTCCTCAGCACCTGCTCTGGGATGAG CCCCTTCTGCACCCTTTTGCACCGTAGAGGCCTGATCGCGCTCAACAACAATGCCAGCTATTATGTACACCCCTGGCCATCTGGGgatgccaaggatggctccaccCACAGGATCTTCTGGACCGAGCAGCTACTTAGCTGGAGAGGGGCCTGTGGCCACAGGGATCGCGGAGACAAAGGGAACATGACCAGCCTTTCTCATGCCACCCAGATCAGG GACATGCGGGATGCTGGGAGAAGCCAGAGGTACCTGGAGCTGTACATAGTGGCTGACCACACCCTG TTCTTGACCCAGGGCCAGGACTTGAACCGCACGAGACAGCGCCTTCTGGAGATTGCAAACTACGTGGACCAG TGGCGCCGGGGGCTGTGGGTGCGGCAGCCACACGACTCTACACAGCTGCTCAC GGGCCGCACTTTTCAGGGCAACACCGTGGGCCTGGCACCCATTGAAGGCATGTGCCTTGCAGAGAGCTCTGGAGGCGTGAGTGTG GACCACTCCGAGCTCCCCATTGGTGCTGCAGCTACCATGGCCCATGAGATAGGCCACAGCTTTGGCCTCAGCCATGACCCCGATGGCTGCTGCGTGGAGGCAGCGGCTGAGCCAGGCGGATGCATCATGGCAGCGGCCACTGG GCACCCGTTCCCCCGCGTGTTCAGCGCCTGCAGCCGTCGCCAGCTGCGCGCCTTCTTCCGCAAGGGGGGCGGTAAGTGCCTCTCCAACGCGCCGGAGTCTGGGCTCCTGGTGCCGCGGGCGCACTGTGGGAacggcttcctggaggagggcgAGGAGTGCGACTGCGGCGCCGGCCAG GAATGCCCCAACCCTTGCTGCTTCGCCCACAACTGCTCGCTGCATGAGGGGGCCCAGTGCTCCCATGGAGACTGCTGTGCCAGCTGCCTG CTGAAGCCGGCGGGCGCGCCGTGCCGTCGGGCTGCGGGAGACTGTGACCTCCCGGAGTTCTGCACGGGCGCCTCTCCCTACTGTCCCCCAGACATCTTCTTACTGGACGGCTCGCCTTGCGCCAGCGGCCGCGGCTACTGCTGGGACGGCGCGTGTCCCACGCTGGAGCAGCAGTGCCAGCAGCTCTGGGGGCCTG GCTCCCGCCCAGCCCCAGAGGCCTGTTTCCTCGTGGTGAACTCGGCAGGAGACGCACAGGGGAACTGCGGCCAGGACGAAGAGGGCAGCTACGTGCCTTGTACGCAGAG TGATGCACAGTGTGGGAAGCTGCAGTGCCAGGGCGGGGAGCAGAGCCCACTGACACCACACACGCTGCCGGTGGACTCTACCATCCACCTCGGCAGCCGCGAGGTGACCTGCAGGGGAGCCTTCCTGCTACCTGGTGCCCTCCTGGGCCCGCCTCAGTTGGGCCTGGTAGAGCCTGGCACCCAGTGTGGACCTGCAATG GTGTGCCAGGACAGGCGCTGCCAGAACACCACCTTTCAGGCGGTGGAGCGCTGCCTGAGGGCCTGCCACGGCCATGGG gTTTGCAATAGTAACCACAACTGCCACTGTGACCCTGGCTGGGCTCCGCCCTCCTGTGACAAGCCAGGGCTGGGTGGTAGTGTGGACAGTGGCCCTGCGCAGCCTGAAA ACCACCACGCCTTCCTGCTGGCAGTGGTCTCGAGcttcctgctgcctctgcttcCTGGGGCCGGCCTGGCCTGGTGCTGCTACCGGCGGGGGTCCCCACTCCAGCGATGTCTCTGTGGCTCAAGGAGGGACAGTGG GCCCAAAGATGGCCCACGCAGGGACCACCCCCTGGGCAGTGTTCATGGCCTGGAGTTGGGCCCCTTGACCACTGGAGAGCCTCAACCCCTTG ACACGGAGATCTCTGCCAGAGCCCAACAGCCACCTTGA
- the ADAM33 gene encoding disintegrin and metalloproteinase domain-containing protein 33 isoform X3: MDRGSQRVPGPLTSLLLTLLQLPWLVWGAEALRGDTPGEPVTPHWVLDGRPWRMVTLEEPVLKLDKGLVALEAEGQELLLELEKNHRLLAAGYTETHYSPAGQPVVLVPNNTDHCHYHGRVRGFPDSWVVLSTCSGMRGLIALNNNASYYVHPWPSGDAKDGSTHRIFWTEQLLSWRGACGHRDRGDKGNMTSLSHATQIRDMRDAGRSQRYLELYIVADHTLFLTQGQDLNRTRQRLLEIANYVDQILRTLDIQVALTGLEIWTEQDQSRIMSDANATLWAFLQWRRGLWVRQPHDSTQLLTGRTFQGNTVGLAPIEGMCLAESSGGVSVDHSELPIGAAATMAHEIGHSFGLSHDPDGCCVEAAAEPGGCIMAAATGHPFPRVFSACSRRQLRAFFRKGGGKCLSNAPESGLLVPRAHCGNGFLEEGEECDCGAGQECPNPCCFAHNCSLHEGAQCSHGDCCASCLLKPAGAPCRRAAGDCDLPEFCTGASPYCPPDIFLLDGSPCASGRGYCWDGACPTLEQQCQQLWGPGSRPAPEACFLVVNSAGDAQGNCGQDEEGSYVPCTQSDAQCGKLQCQGGEQSPLTPHTLPVDSTIHLGSREVTCRGAFLLPGALLGPPQLGLVEPGTQCGPAMVCQDRRCQNTTFQAVERCLRACHGHGVCNSNHNCHCDPGWAPPSCDKPGLGGSVDSGPAQPENHHAFLLAVVSSFLLPLLPGAGLAWCCYRRGSPLQRCLCGSRRDSGPKDGPRRDHPLGSVHGLELGPLTTGEPQPLDTEISARAQQPP; the protein is encoded by the exons GCGACACCCCTGGAGAGCCAGTCACCCCTCACTGGGTCCTGGATGGACGACCCTGGCGCATGGTCACCCTGGAGGAGCCG GTCTTGAAGCTAGACAAGGGGCTGGTAGCCTTGGAGGCTGAAGGCCAGGAGCTCCTGTTGGAGCTGGAGAAGAACCA CAGGCTGCTGGCTGCAGGATACACAGAAACCCACTACAGCCCAGCTGGGCAACCAGTGGTGCTCGTCCCCAACAACACG GATCACTGTCACTACCATGGGCGTGTGAGGGGCTTCCCAGACTCCTGGGTAGTCCTCAGCACCTGCTCTGGGATGAG AGGCCTGATCGCGCTCAACAACAATGCCAGCTATTATGTACACCCCTGGCCATCTGGGgatgccaaggatggctccaccCACAGGATCTTCTGGACCGAGCAGCTACTTAGCTGGAGAGGGGCCTGTGGCCACAGGGATCGCGGAGACAAAGGGAACATGACCAGCCTTTCTCATGCCACCCAGATCAGG GACATGCGGGATGCTGGGAGAAGCCAGAGGTACCTGGAGCTGTACATAGTGGCTGACCACACCCTG TTCTTGACCCAGGGCCAGGACTTGAACCGCACGAGACAGCGCCTTCTGGAGATTGCAAACTACGTGGACCAG ATTCTCAGGACTCTGGACATTCAGGTGGCGCTGACTGGCCTGGAAATATGGACTGAGCAGGACCAGAGCCGCATAATGTCAGACGCAAACGCCACCCTCTGGGCTTTCCTGCAGTGGCGCCGGGGGCTGTGGGTGCGGCAGCCACACGACTCTACACAGCTGCTCAC GGGCCGCACTTTTCAGGGCAACACCGTGGGCCTGGCACCCATTGAAGGCATGTGCCTTGCAGAGAGCTCTGGAGGCGTGAGTGTG GACCACTCCGAGCTCCCCATTGGTGCTGCAGCTACCATGGCCCATGAGATAGGCCACAGCTTTGGCCTCAGCCATGACCCCGATGGCTGCTGCGTGGAGGCAGCGGCTGAGCCAGGCGGATGCATCATGGCAGCGGCCACTGG GCACCCGTTCCCCCGCGTGTTCAGCGCCTGCAGCCGTCGCCAGCTGCGCGCCTTCTTCCGCAAGGGGGGCGGTAAGTGCCTCTCCAACGCGCCGGAGTCTGGGCTCCTGGTGCCGCGGGCGCACTGTGGGAacggcttcctggaggagggcgAGGAGTGCGACTGCGGCGCCGGCCAG GAATGCCCCAACCCTTGCTGCTTCGCCCACAACTGCTCGCTGCATGAGGGGGCCCAGTGCTCCCATGGAGACTGCTGTGCCAGCTGCCTG CTGAAGCCGGCGGGCGCGCCGTGCCGTCGGGCTGCGGGAGACTGTGACCTCCCGGAGTTCTGCACGGGCGCCTCTCCCTACTGTCCCCCAGACATCTTCTTACTGGACGGCTCGCCTTGCGCCAGCGGCCGCGGCTACTGCTGGGACGGCGCGTGTCCCACGCTGGAGCAGCAGTGCCAGCAGCTCTGGGGGCCTG GCTCCCGCCCAGCCCCAGAGGCCTGTTTCCTCGTGGTGAACTCGGCAGGAGACGCACAGGGGAACTGCGGCCAGGACGAAGAGGGCAGCTACGTGCCTTGTACGCAGAG TGATGCACAGTGTGGGAAGCTGCAGTGCCAGGGCGGGGAGCAGAGCCCACTGACACCACACACGCTGCCGGTGGACTCTACCATCCACCTCGGCAGCCGCGAGGTGACCTGCAGGGGAGCCTTCCTGCTACCTGGTGCCCTCCTGGGCCCGCCTCAGTTGGGCCTGGTAGAGCCTGGCACCCAGTGTGGACCTGCAATG GTGTGCCAGGACAGGCGCTGCCAGAACACCACCTTTCAGGCGGTGGAGCGCTGCCTGAGGGCCTGCCACGGCCATGGG gTTTGCAATAGTAACCACAACTGCCACTGTGACCCTGGCTGGGCTCCGCCCTCCTGTGACAAGCCAGGGCTGGGTGGTAGTGTGGACAGTGGCCCTGCGCAGCCTGAAA ACCACCACGCCTTCCTGCTGGCAGTGGTCTCGAGcttcctgctgcctctgcttcCTGGGGCCGGCCTGGCCTGGTGCTGCTACCGGCGGGGGTCCCCACTCCAGCGATGTCTCTGTGGCTCAAGGAGGGACAGTGG GCCCAAAGATGGCCCACGCAGGGACCACCCCCTGGGCAGTGTTCATGGCCTGGAGTTGGGCCCCTTGACCACTGGAGAGCCTCAACCCCTTG ACACGGAGATCTCTGCCAGAGCCCAACAGCCACCTTGA
- the ADAM33 gene encoding disintegrin and metalloproteinase domain-containing protein 33 isoform X2: MDRGSQRVPGPLTSLLLTLLQLPWLVWGAEALRGDTPGEPVTPHWVLDGRPWRMVTLEEPVLKLDKGLVALEAEGQELLLELEKNQLLAAGYTETHYSPAGQPVVLVPNNTDHCHYHGRVRGFPDSWVVLSTCSGMSPFCTLLHRRGLIALNNNASYYVHPWPSGDAKDGSTHRIFWTEQLLSWRGACGHRDRGDKGNMTSLSHATQIRDMRDAGRSQRYLELYIVADHTLFLTQGQDLNRTRQRLLEIANYVDQILRTLDIQVALTGLEIWTEQDQSRIMSDANATLWAFLQWRRGLWVRQPHDSTQLLTGRTFQGNTVGLAPIEGMCLAESSGGVSVDHSELPIGAAATMAHEIGHSFGLSHDPDGCCVEAAAEPGGCIMAAATGHPFPRVFSACSRRQLRAFFRKGGGKCLSNAPESGLLVPRAHCGNGFLEEGEECDCGAGQECPNPCCFAHNCSLHEGAQCSHGDCCASCLLKPAGAPCRRAAGDCDLPEFCTGASPYCPPDIFLLDGSPCASGRGYCWDGACPTLEQQCQQLWGPGSRPAPEACFLVVNSAGDAQGNCGQDEEGSYVPCTQSDAQCGKLQCQGGEQSPLTPHTLPVDSTIHLGSREVTCRGAFLLPGALLGPPQLGLVEPGTQCGPAMVCQDRRCQNTTFQAVERCLRACHGHGVCNSNHNCHCDPGWAPPSCDKPGLGGSVDSGPAQPENHHAFLLAVVSSFLLPLLPGAGLAWCCYRRGSPLQRCLCGSRRDSGPKDGPRRDHPLGSVHGLELGPLTTGEPQPLDTEISARAQQPP; encoded by the exons GCGACACCCCTGGAGAGCCAGTCACCCCTCACTGGGTCCTGGATGGACGACCCTGGCGCATGGTCACCCTGGAGGAGCCG GTCTTGAAGCTAGACAAGGGGCTGGTAGCCTTGGAGGCTGAAGGCCAGGAGCTCCTGTTGGAGCTGGAGAAGAACCA GCTGCTGGCTGCAGGATACACAGAAACCCACTACAGCCCAGCTGGGCAACCAGTGGTGCTCGTCCCCAACAACACG GATCACTGTCACTACCATGGGCGTGTGAGGGGCTTCCCAGACTCCTGGGTAGTCCTCAGCACCTGCTCTGGGATGAG CCCCTTCTGCACCCTTTTGCACCGTAGAGGCCTGATCGCGCTCAACAACAATGCCAGCTATTATGTACACCCCTGGCCATCTGGGgatgccaaggatggctccaccCACAGGATCTTCTGGACCGAGCAGCTACTTAGCTGGAGAGGGGCCTGTGGCCACAGGGATCGCGGAGACAAAGGGAACATGACCAGCCTTTCTCATGCCACCCAGATCAGG GACATGCGGGATGCTGGGAGAAGCCAGAGGTACCTGGAGCTGTACATAGTGGCTGACCACACCCTG TTCTTGACCCAGGGCCAGGACTTGAACCGCACGAGACAGCGCCTTCTGGAGATTGCAAACTACGTGGACCAG ATTCTCAGGACTCTGGACATTCAGGTGGCGCTGACTGGCCTGGAAATATGGACTGAGCAGGACCAGAGCCGCATAATGTCAGACGCAAACGCCACCCTCTGGGCTTTCCTGCAGTGGCGCCGGGGGCTGTGGGTGCGGCAGCCACACGACTCTACACAGCTGCTCAC GGGCCGCACTTTTCAGGGCAACACCGTGGGCCTGGCACCCATTGAAGGCATGTGCCTTGCAGAGAGCTCTGGAGGCGTGAGTGTG GACCACTCCGAGCTCCCCATTGGTGCTGCAGCTACCATGGCCCATGAGATAGGCCACAGCTTTGGCCTCAGCCATGACCCCGATGGCTGCTGCGTGGAGGCAGCGGCTGAGCCAGGCGGATGCATCATGGCAGCGGCCACTGG GCACCCGTTCCCCCGCGTGTTCAGCGCCTGCAGCCGTCGCCAGCTGCGCGCCTTCTTCCGCAAGGGGGGCGGTAAGTGCCTCTCCAACGCGCCGGAGTCTGGGCTCCTGGTGCCGCGGGCGCACTGTGGGAacggcttcctggaggagggcgAGGAGTGCGACTGCGGCGCCGGCCAG GAATGCCCCAACCCTTGCTGCTTCGCCCACAACTGCTCGCTGCATGAGGGGGCCCAGTGCTCCCATGGAGACTGCTGTGCCAGCTGCCTG CTGAAGCCGGCGGGCGCGCCGTGCCGTCGGGCTGCGGGAGACTGTGACCTCCCGGAGTTCTGCACGGGCGCCTCTCCCTACTGTCCCCCAGACATCTTCTTACTGGACGGCTCGCCTTGCGCCAGCGGCCGCGGCTACTGCTGGGACGGCGCGTGTCCCACGCTGGAGCAGCAGTGCCAGCAGCTCTGGGGGCCTG GCTCCCGCCCAGCCCCAGAGGCCTGTTTCCTCGTGGTGAACTCGGCAGGAGACGCACAGGGGAACTGCGGCCAGGACGAAGAGGGCAGCTACGTGCCTTGTACGCAGAG TGATGCACAGTGTGGGAAGCTGCAGTGCCAGGGCGGGGAGCAGAGCCCACTGACACCACACACGCTGCCGGTGGACTCTACCATCCACCTCGGCAGCCGCGAGGTGACCTGCAGGGGAGCCTTCCTGCTACCTGGTGCCCTCCTGGGCCCGCCTCAGTTGGGCCTGGTAGAGCCTGGCACCCAGTGTGGACCTGCAATG GTGTGCCAGGACAGGCGCTGCCAGAACACCACCTTTCAGGCGGTGGAGCGCTGCCTGAGGGCCTGCCACGGCCATGGG gTTTGCAATAGTAACCACAACTGCCACTGTGACCCTGGCTGGGCTCCGCCCTCCTGTGACAAGCCAGGGCTGGGTGGTAGTGTGGACAGTGGCCCTGCGCAGCCTGAAA ACCACCACGCCTTCCTGCTGGCAGTGGTCTCGAGcttcctgctgcctctgcttcCTGGGGCCGGCCTGGCCTGGTGCTGCTACCGGCGGGGGTCCCCACTCCAGCGATGTCTCTGTGGCTCAAGGAGGGACAGTGG GCCCAAAGATGGCCCACGCAGGGACCACCCCCTGGGCAGTGTTCATGGCCTGGAGTTGGGCCCCTTGACCACTGGAGAGCCTCAACCCCTTG ACACGGAGATCTCTGCCAGAGCCCAACAGCCACCTTGA
- the ADAM33 gene encoding disintegrin and metalloproteinase domain-containing protein 33 isoform X1: MDRGSQRVPGPLTSLLLTLLQLPWLVWGAEALRGDTPGEPVTPHWVLDGRPWRMVTLEEPVLKLDKGLVALEAEGQELLLELEKNHRLLAAGYTETHYSPAGQPVVLVPNNTDHCHYHGRVRGFPDSWVVLSTCSGMSPFCTLLHRRGLIALNNNASYYVHPWPSGDAKDGSTHRIFWTEQLLSWRGACGHRDRGDKGNMTSLSHATQIRDMRDAGRSQRYLELYIVADHTLFLTQGQDLNRTRQRLLEIANYVDQILRTLDIQVALTGLEIWTEQDQSRIMSDANATLWAFLQWRRGLWVRQPHDSTQLLTGRTFQGNTVGLAPIEGMCLAESSGGVSVDHSELPIGAAATMAHEIGHSFGLSHDPDGCCVEAAAEPGGCIMAAATGHPFPRVFSACSRRQLRAFFRKGGGKCLSNAPESGLLVPRAHCGNGFLEEGEECDCGAGQECPNPCCFAHNCSLHEGAQCSHGDCCASCLLKPAGAPCRRAAGDCDLPEFCTGASPYCPPDIFLLDGSPCASGRGYCWDGACPTLEQQCQQLWGPGSRPAPEACFLVVNSAGDAQGNCGQDEEGSYVPCTQSDAQCGKLQCQGGEQSPLTPHTLPVDSTIHLGSREVTCRGAFLLPGALLGPPQLGLVEPGTQCGPAMVCQDRRCQNTTFQAVERCLRACHGHGVCNSNHNCHCDPGWAPPSCDKPGLGGSVDSGPAQPENHHAFLLAVVSSFLLPLLPGAGLAWCCYRRGSPLQRCLCGSRRDSGPKDGPRRDHPLGSVHGLELGPLTTGEPQPLDTEISARAQQPP, from the exons GCGACACCCCTGGAGAGCCAGTCACCCCTCACTGGGTCCTGGATGGACGACCCTGGCGCATGGTCACCCTGGAGGAGCCG GTCTTGAAGCTAGACAAGGGGCTGGTAGCCTTGGAGGCTGAAGGCCAGGAGCTCCTGTTGGAGCTGGAGAAGAACCA CAGGCTGCTGGCTGCAGGATACACAGAAACCCACTACAGCCCAGCTGGGCAACCAGTGGTGCTCGTCCCCAACAACACG GATCACTGTCACTACCATGGGCGTGTGAGGGGCTTCCCAGACTCCTGGGTAGTCCTCAGCACCTGCTCTGGGATGAG CCCCTTCTGCACCCTTTTGCACCGTAGAGGCCTGATCGCGCTCAACAACAATGCCAGCTATTATGTACACCCCTGGCCATCTGGGgatgccaaggatggctccaccCACAGGATCTTCTGGACCGAGCAGCTACTTAGCTGGAGAGGGGCCTGTGGCCACAGGGATCGCGGAGACAAAGGGAACATGACCAGCCTTTCTCATGCCACCCAGATCAGG GACATGCGGGATGCTGGGAGAAGCCAGAGGTACCTGGAGCTGTACATAGTGGCTGACCACACCCTG TTCTTGACCCAGGGCCAGGACTTGAACCGCACGAGACAGCGCCTTCTGGAGATTGCAAACTACGTGGACCAG ATTCTCAGGACTCTGGACATTCAGGTGGCGCTGACTGGCCTGGAAATATGGACTGAGCAGGACCAGAGCCGCATAATGTCAGACGCAAACGCCACCCTCTGGGCTTTCCTGCAGTGGCGCCGGGGGCTGTGGGTGCGGCAGCCACACGACTCTACACAGCTGCTCAC GGGCCGCACTTTTCAGGGCAACACCGTGGGCCTGGCACCCATTGAAGGCATGTGCCTTGCAGAGAGCTCTGGAGGCGTGAGTGTG GACCACTCCGAGCTCCCCATTGGTGCTGCAGCTACCATGGCCCATGAGATAGGCCACAGCTTTGGCCTCAGCCATGACCCCGATGGCTGCTGCGTGGAGGCAGCGGCTGAGCCAGGCGGATGCATCATGGCAGCGGCCACTGG GCACCCGTTCCCCCGCGTGTTCAGCGCCTGCAGCCGTCGCCAGCTGCGCGCCTTCTTCCGCAAGGGGGGCGGTAAGTGCCTCTCCAACGCGCCGGAGTCTGGGCTCCTGGTGCCGCGGGCGCACTGTGGGAacggcttcctggaggagggcgAGGAGTGCGACTGCGGCGCCGGCCAG GAATGCCCCAACCCTTGCTGCTTCGCCCACAACTGCTCGCTGCATGAGGGGGCCCAGTGCTCCCATGGAGACTGCTGTGCCAGCTGCCTG CTGAAGCCGGCGGGCGCGCCGTGCCGTCGGGCTGCGGGAGACTGTGACCTCCCGGAGTTCTGCACGGGCGCCTCTCCCTACTGTCCCCCAGACATCTTCTTACTGGACGGCTCGCCTTGCGCCAGCGGCCGCGGCTACTGCTGGGACGGCGCGTGTCCCACGCTGGAGCAGCAGTGCCAGCAGCTCTGGGGGCCTG GCTCCCGCCCAGCCCCAGAGGCCTGTTTCCTCGTGGTGAACTCGGCAGGAGACGCACAGGGGAACTGCGGCCAGGACGAAGAGGGCAGCTACGTGCCTTGTACGCAGAG TGATGCACAGTGTGGGAAGCTGCAGTGCCAGGGCGGGGAGCAGAGCCCACTGACACCACACACGCTGCCGGTGGACTCTACCATCCACCTCGGCAGCCGCGAGGTGACCTGCAGGGGAGCCTTCCTGCTACCTGGTGCCCTCCTGGGCCCGCCTCAGTTGGGCCTGGTAGAGCCTGGCACCCAGTGTGGACCTGCAATG GTGTGCCAGGACAGGCGCTGCCAGAACACCACCTTTCAGGCGGTGGAGCGCTGCCTGAGGGCCTGCCACGGCCATGGG gTTTGCAATAGTAACCACAACTGCCACTGTGACCCTGGCTGGGCTCCGCCCTCCTGTGACAAGCCAGGGCTGGGTGGTAGTGTGGACAGTGGCCCTGCGCAGCCTGAAA ACCACCACGCCTTCCTGCTGGCAGTGGTCTCGAGcttcctgctgcctctgcttcCTGGGGCCGGCCTGGCCTGGTGCTGCTACCGGCGGGGGTCCCCACTCCAGCGATGTCTCTGTGGCTCAAGGAGGGACAGTGG GCCCAAAGATGGCCCACGCAGGGACCACCCCCTGGGCAGTGTTCATGGCCTGGAGTTGGGCCCCTTGACCACTGGAGAGCCTCAACCCCTTG ACACGGAGATCTCTGCCAGAGCCCAACAGCCACCTTGA
- the GFRA4 gene encoding GDNF family receptor alpha-4 gives MAHCSGSAMLLLPLLWLFLRSPSLAARNRCVDAAEACTADGRCQHLRTEYVARCLGRDAAAGCARARCHRALRRFFARGPPALTHALLFCPCLDPVCAERRRQTFVPACAFSGPGPAPPSCLEPLDACEHSGICRPRLLAFQVSCVPAPSASDGCSREQALSCLRAYAGLVGTAVTPNYVDNVSARVAPWCDCGASGNRREECEAFRELFTGNRCLDGAIQGFDRGQSPVLQDHSHSHQNPEHILLQVPSADGPLQECSLFSMLLVLALQALL, from the exons ATGGCCCACTGCTCGGGGTCCGCGATGCTGCTGCTACCGCTGCTATGGCTGTTTCTGA GGTCTCCCAGCTTGGCCGCACGGAACCGATGCGTGGACGCGGCCGAGGCGTGTACCGCGGACGGGCGGTGTCAGCACCTCCGCACTGAGTACGTGGCGCGGTGCCTAGGTCGGGACGCGGCCGCGGGTTGCGCCCGTGCCCGTTGCCACCGCGCCCTGCGCCGCTTCTTCGCCCGCGGACCTCCCGCGCTCACCCACGCGCTTCTCTTCTGCCCGTGTCTCGACCCCGTGTGCGCGGAGCGCCGGCGCCAGACCTTCGTGCCCGCCTGCGCCTTCTCGGGGCCCGGCCCGGCGCCGCCCTCCTGCCTGGAGCCCTTAGATGCCTGCGAGCACAGCGGGATCTGCAG GCCCCGCCTCCTGGCCTTCCAGGTGTCCTGCGTGCCCGCCCCCAGCGCCTCCGACGGCTGTTCCCGGGAACAGGCCCTCAGCTGTCTGCGCGCCTACGCGGGCCTCGTGG GCACCGCAGTTACCCCCAACTACGTGGACAACGTTAGCGCGCGCGTGGCGCCCTGGTGCGACTGCGGAGCCAGCGGAAACCGGCGGGAGGAGTGCGAAGCTTTCCGGGAGCTCTTTACAGGAAACCGTTGCTTGG ATGGTGCCATACAGGGCTTTGACAGAGGGCAGTCCCCAGTCTTGCAGGACCATTCTCACTCCCACCAGAACCCTGAGCACATCCTCCTGCAG GTGCCCTCCGCAGATGGGCCCCTGCAGGAGTGCTCCCTCTTCTCCATGCTACTTGTCCTGGCTCTCCAGGCTCTGCTCTGA